The Brassica napus cultivar Da-Ae chromosome C1, Da-Ae, whole genome shotgun sequence DNA segment CTTTTATCCTCTCCCCGTCCAAACTCTAAAAGTGTAAAAGAAATTAGTAGGAAAAAGGAGATGGGAGAGGGATGTCTTGTCAAGAATGAGAAAATTGTGAAAGAGACAATGGAAGTGAAACCTCGCATTTGGGTAACAAAGATCGCTATTGTTACACAGTTGCATGCAATAAGAAGCCTAAAGACGTCTTTATTTTGATTAGCTTCCCACTTTCTGATTTGAACTTTGTTAATAGATGTCATGATTGGATATTTAAGTgactttaaaatcatataaacagATATTAGGCCAGTTTTTTCCAGTTCAGTGGGAAAGGTCAACCCATCAAGTCTAGTAACTGATAATTTTCTACAAAGATTCTGTCGGACCCTGTCTTGTGGCCATCGTTGCATGATCTTATTTTCCAAAATCCCACGAACTATGCtcagtttgtttttattttttcgaaCATTTTCAATTGCTGCATGATTAGAAAACACGTGGCTCTGTTGATCTCATTGTAGATTCTTTATTGGATGCAACACCACTTTAATAAGCTGCATAATCCTATGTTATATGCTTCCCATAATCAAACTCCTCATCCATAATAGAATAATCAAGCAACAAAATGACCAACCTTCTTACCAAAAGAGCTGCACTTTCTCTTGTAGTTTATTTAGCTGCAATAAAAAAGTGTATTAAATAGAAAGTTTGGTCCTTAAAAATGCACCAAAAGAACATAAATTGTTGACCtatctaatttatatttaaagcCAAATAGGAATAAAATTATCCTGATTTGCTATCTTTTTCCAAGATATATATTGGAATGTCAAAAttgcattaaaacataaataatatagcTGAGGCCAGGATTTGAAATTAGACATATATATTAGCTCTTTCTGCCATTGAAAGGGTAAGTTGTTGATTGTAGCTTTCGTTTTCAGCATGCATAGAGAGCGACCTTCACTGCTGTAACGGTAATACAGGCTTTACGAAATTTGGAAAATCCAACACCGAATCTTTCTAACATTTTTAGTGAAGTGGACAAATAAAgcattttctatttattattttcaacgCATCGCAACATGTGAAAGCGCAGTTCCTCCAAAATACATTATACTATAtgcaaattataatttaaaccAGCGTGAATACCTGAATAATTATGCTTCTTATcacttgttttaaaaaaaatcaactcaTATTGCCTTTTTCTGTTCAAGTTGACCAGTAATATatagaagacaacaaaagttggAGATAGTGGAAGTTCACCGAAATTATTGAAAACATGGGTAAACACTGATTATCTTTCTTCTTGATGTATGAAAGAAAACTGACAATGGGAGGATAACAGTTAATGATTACTTGATGCGATCTTTCTATCATGGTTTTGACTTCAGCATCTGCGATAGTTTGAGTCATGCGACCTAAGTCAGTAAACAGAGTCAACTCACTTCAgtaatatcaatatattttttctatgaTACATAAAAAttgtatcataaaaaaaaattgttaagacTTTTTGTTTGAATCCGTTTTGAGAAGTGATGATTCGTATGAACTGTTATTAACGTGTAAAATAAGAATAAGGGAGCACAAATTGAGGtaaatatcttttgtttaatttttctttttcacaaTAATTGATTGTGTGGTTGAATAATCACAAATTCTATAAGACATTTATGtagaatttaaaatatgatattaatatcaataaaaagatgataatatattatatatctctGTAATATCATGTTTTGGACTTATGGTTTTCTGTCTTAGGCCTTAACAGAACATGTTAATTTTATATCACTCTAAACATAATATTAATAAGTaagatgtaaattttttttttttttttgtaactgaagtAAGATGTAAAttgaacaaattaaaatatacatataaacatatatcagtttTGTGGTTAGGTAACTATCACTAGAATTGAGAAGTGTGTTgagaagaaaaatggaaaaataaaaagaatagatGAGAAGGGCTTCAGCCTTCAACTTCACATATATTCGTCAAAGCAGAAAATAAAGGGGACAAGCTCAGAGAATATATTTTACAGATTTTTTGAAGCcttattatatatgtttgtttcaagAATTATATGTCTTAAAAAGGTGATTGGAACTTGGTTCCGTATATCATGTCTCTCCTCTCCACTCTCTCTCTATGTTTACACTATATTTATACACCCTATCAATCAACTTTAATTTGTAGACAGGATTCCCTAGCCCCCCCACCTATCGTTGCAAGAATTTGGTGTACAACTTATCATGTTTCTGTGTTTTGTTATTACGACCAATTAATCGGCATTATTCTTTTATATCCATTCATATATAAGCatggaaaagaaagaaaagaaggcCACACGCTATATTAAGTTAAGTCATTCGTCTTATGATCCCTTAAAATTACATCATATATTCCTTAATAAACATTGGTTCCATATGAATCCACTAGTTAATTAATCTTTTATCGACTCACCAATTTATTCGAATCGTAAAAGGGTGTTGCTTGCCATAATAATCTCAGCAATCTTTTAACTCCTCCTTTAAAGAatccatctctttcttttttgggttttgaataAAGCtttaatttattgatttttttaaagacaGTAATAAATTAATTAGCAGGAACAATTTGCCCTTGTATTGAGTTCACTATTGGTTGAAATTATTCTCACGTCATGGATTTGATGACCAAGTGACAATCAAAAATATGATGATCAATTGAagttcttttatttatattctaAGGAGAATCTTCATGTTCATTAACCCTATGAATAATTAAGTATATTATGATaacaaatatatcataaaataacTAACCTGCGTAATTATAATGAAACAGAACTAATCGATCACATTTTATACCAAGCCACATTAATTAATTGATTCAGCAGTAAAGAGAGAGGTAGCATAGGATCAGAAGCTCCATGTGTTTGGATGATGAGCATCTGCAGGAGCGTTCAATTCACAAGGAAATGAAATCAGACTAGACATTGCCTCTTGAAGCCATCTATCGTCGGTTTCCATCTGCTAAAAATGGCATGTAATATTGgttgattaattttaaaactgtcaatcgtaaatgaaaaaattgtaaataaaattatactattCTGGAACAATAATAAGAACTAATAATACCTGGTTTAGATAGTCGTCTGATCCAGAAAACACATCTTCGTCTTTTTCAGAATGGTTGTTGTGATTCTTAGACATGTGAGATTGTTGCTCACATGTGTCATTGTTTCTTGCAAACCGTCCTCGAACACGAACACGCCGATCAGCTAGGGTTTTACGACACACATActgcatatatattatattatacttGTTAAAACTCTAGCTCTTTCATAATTCATAACATTAATTTACTAAATAATAATGACTGTGTATACGTACCTTGATAGTCTTATTGAAGTTGCGTTGGTTCTTTTTCTTCAAGTACCTCATGATTCTGTCTTTACGTTCTTCAACCGAATAGCGTCCCACTTTTGTGTTCGGCTCAGCTTGTGTCCCTCCTTCACTATTTCCCTGCTtcatacaaatattttatttgattttgtttcttaAGAATAATAATACCATTGtaagacaaaatatatttactaagTGGAAACGTTCATGTTTACCCAGGATTGCTCTCCAGTGGACAGATGGAACAAGGACTTGATCTCCTGTGAATAGCCGTAGTACTCTTGATCCCCAACATGAAAATATTGTGTGCCATTCACATTCTCACCCACTTTCTGGTAGTAATTGTTGTAATCCGGCACATAAACGTCAGAAACCCCAAAAACTTGCGGGAAAAACGTGGATTCCGGGTTAGAAGTTGGGTTGAAGGAGCCGTAGCCGTCGTCAAAGTAATTGGATAGAGCTGAGACGTCAGGACATGAAGACGAGCCGTGAAACTGCGACGGAGTCTCACCGGAAAATGTGAAATCGGAGTAGAACTGAGGATGAGATGATGCCATGATGAGAGGACAAGCTTTTATTCGTTTAGGGTTGTTTGAGAGGAAATAACAATCTGTGCAAGCAtgtttatatatagagagatgAGTTCGTGTGGGATGTTACAAGTTATTGTTCGGGCAGGCTGACCGAACACACCAGACTTACAGTTATTTAGTGAGACTCTGCTCTGTTAATAACTTCTTACACTCTCTTTTCAAGCTGGCAAATCCTCTTTTTATTCATTAATTTTCTTACCTTGACATCTTGATTATTACCAGCTCATTCTtcctttttatgattttttttttgaaagttttcctTTTTATGTTTTAACTGTTTCAGTTTTcacatttttcaaatttatttctaaattcatcaacctatctttctctcttttattctttttcaaaaaaatatctttctCTCCGTTACttgttaataatatttaattttctttataaacttCAACATGTTTAACGACAAAATGTTTTTTGACCGTAAAGGTTGTGTCTTGTTTCTCATGCATGATTCTAAAAATTACGATGTACATtgctttaaatatatatatatatatatatatatatatttattttcttttccggATGCTTATTTGATTGGAAGGTGTGTGACAGATTGGTAATGATGCAACAACTATAAGTCTATAATATGAAAATTCAAACTAGTATACATTAAACCTACTGATACAGTAAATGCATATGTAGAATGGTGATTCGTTTGATAATGGAGCACAGCTGAATATATTAGTTATCTAATTTAAGCCACACCAATTGTCCTCAGCTGCCAATGATCTTGTCTCGTCTTTTTCTcataaaacagaaaaagaagaatTTATAAAATGAGAATAATGTTTTCGCGTTATAGCAAATGGCCGTACACAGACACACGCGCTATGAAAACTACGTAAAGAGAAACCCTACCCCTAGCTCCAGAATCTTAACACATGTTCAATTCCAATATTTTGCACCCAATTAAATTATCATTTACTCCAAGTACAAAACAGCCCTACGACTTCAGAAGACACACCCTTCTTATATACTTTAActgtataatttatttacaaaattgacAATAAACTTATATTTGTCACTTAActcacccttttttttttttaactcaccCTTTCTTTCCACGGTTGATCAGTTGATATACTCTGGTTACATAATGATAGTGGTATTGTATGAAAACCATGCATGCTCTTATTATCTTGATTATGCAAGTTCTATCCAAAACATTAGTCGCATGTCGATTCTTTAAATAATGGGGGAGATCATGACTACTTCCCGAAACCCAATTTTTTCGAAGTTTAACATTGAAGGACTAGAATCCTATAATCCTTCAAACCTTCAACAACCCTACTACCAATCATGTACGTGTTCTTTAGTTTTTaagaataagaaaaaagttgAGACTGCCGAAAATCAAATAAGGCATATGCATGGGATTATAagcatattgtttttttttttttttgacgtcgaaagaccattctattactcaaacttgaggtggtctgggtaaccaaatCGGAATAGAGCAATCAATAAAAAACAACTCCCTATGGAATGATCTTGCAGTCctagctaaaaaatctgaagTCTGATTGCGCCCGTGGAACATGAATGATGTTGAAGTCCGGGAAGCATATCTGTAacgtctctatcctctccaattctGTCGCAAAGCTTAGCCAAGCCTGGGGGtcctttatcattgcaatcagctcATTGCAGTCTGTCCCGAAGCTCCGACATGTtgagtgttgaagcatattctccatcgcccactgcagtgcttctacttccgaatgcAAAGCTGATTCGCGTCGAGTGAAATTCTTTGTTCCCATAAGTTGAATGTTCTCATCACTATCCGTCCATACCCAGCCGCATCCACTAAAGTGAGCAGAagatgtccaagatccatctaacaagcaaatattacccaaACGTATGACTTGGGATACCTCAGGGATATTATCTTGAACCACTGGTTGTACCACTGGTTGTACCGCATTGTTAGCATCAAACCAGGTTtgacattcactctctgcatgtcgaactagctccaaaggatctctaTCTATTCCCCTGAAGAGTTTGTCATTcctagccttccaaatataccataatatccagggataaggatccctgtCTTGTTCTGGCTCGATGATGCTATTCTTCCTCCAAAACAGATAATCCATATTTGTGTATACGCTTGATACCGGAAATATATCTGAGCTTGTTGGAGTCGATGATAATGATCAAGCTTGAAGAGCTGGCGGACATTCAAAAAATGCATGGGTCACAGTTTCCTCTGATTCTCCGCATCTTGGACAGTAATTTTCACAGCTCATATTGCGTCGTGTTAAGTTCCTCGTTACTGACACATGACCAGTCACcagttgccatataagatgacatatcttcttCGGCGCCTTTACCTTCCAGGCAAAGGCTTGGAACTTTGTGATGCTTGGCTCTACAACTTCCTTCTCTACCGCTGGTTTTAATACATTCTGTGCCACCcagtatccagatttaaccgtgtattggCCATTCCTTGTGTAGTTCCAGCAGAAAGTATCTCAATGATGAGTTGAGCTTATGGCTAAACTCCTTATGAGAGGTATGTCCTCAGGACTAACAAAATTCTCCAGTAGACCAACATCCCACTCCTTCGATACCTGATCAATGAGATCGCTGACTCTCATATTAGGATGCATGGCTGGCGCTATGGAGATAGCTGGTCTCGCAGGGATCGTTGGAATCCAcggatcctcccacaccttgACTTCGTACCCTGAATGTATCTTATGTCTGATCCCTAATAACAACAACTTCCTTGCTGCAGTAATGCTCGTCCACACATAGGATGGGCTGGTAGCATTATTCACTCTTAGTGGAGAACTCAATCTATAGTATTTCCCCTTCAATACCCGTGCAACCAGAGAATCAGGGAACTGAAATAGCCTCCATAGTTGTTTCGCCAATAGGACCAGAttgaactcatggatcatacgaAAACCAATCTCACCCTCCTCTCTTGGTAAACATACTTTCTCCCAATTCGCCCAGTGTATCCCTCTTTTTGATGGATTTGAACTCCATCAAAACTGTGCATCGGCACTGGCAATAAGCATATTGTTATCTGTGACAAAAAAATGCATTGTCATAAAATACGGAGGACCGCCTCCAAACATGTTCAGTGAGATGGGAGATTCGAAGAAAGATGATGGATGGGTCATGACATGACTGAATATGCATTCAAAGATTAAAGCATGACATGTTTTTCCTTACCTTGTCTTGTTATCTGTAAAGTTGTACAACTTCACAATATTGGATTCTCTTTCCATGATCTTCTTAATTTCAAACTAGTCTCGTGGGATagacaatgaaatattttatgAGAAAAAAGGAAGATCTCTTAAATATTTCAAACTGCATCATATAAGATGTcagttttttgtaattttataagaTGTTAGTTATATGCCATCTACGGTAGTAAAAGTAACATGGATATTGATTTTAACAAATTGCTTTGCATACATGCATAGAAAGAGGATATGACCTACTTCAAACTTATCTACTATCGTCCTATTTGTTGATTCGATTATATATGCCCTAAAAACACTCAACAATCCCAAGGAATAGTTAATTCTCACTGAAATTCTGCGTCGTGTTTTTATTCAAAGGATCAATACTAcctccgttcccgaaagtaagatgttttagatttttttcttgttccacaaagatagattttctatattgttaaggtagttttttatacttttgaggaacattaattgagaatatttgaattgattaaatttcattggtgaaaagttattggaaaatgtataataaagttaaaaataaattaaattataaacatttattaaatttttaataagcgtgcatactctagaaaatcttactttcaggaACAGAGGAAGTaccttttttattaatttatatatataattctcttttttttttttggtttttcattCAAAATTCAAACTCAAAAAGTTGTCTTGGAAATCTTGCTTTCATATGTTCTGTTAAATTAAAGAGAAACTGATATCTTAGTTCGATCTTTGTTATCTGAAAAGATTCCTACCTTTAACTATCATACACTGAAAAGAAGCATTTATTATTCTACAAAATAAAACTGACAAAGACAGTAAATCTCttaaaatgtattataaactgtcccaaaatttcagattttattatatattgttgtcgaaacaaaagaaagaacattTTCAGAGAAACTCCGAAAGAAATATAAATGAAAgaattcaatgaaaaaaagcTCAAAGTGAATTTGTGCAAGTTGTGTTTGGCTATTGTTGCTGGTGCATGTTGCCTGAGAAGTGAATCTAATATATGTAGCTGTTCCCTTGAAGAACAAAAAAGAAGCATGAAAGTTGGTTTTCATTTTACATAAAATTCAATCCACTTTTGAAGAGTATCCTTGTCAGAGCTAGTTGCATTTTCTATTGTTTATGCcaccagaaaaaaataaaaataaaataaaactggtTTTACTGTATAGATATGTTCTGATTTTGTTCTACATATTACCGGGTTCGAGTTGCCGCCCTAGCATTATCTTTCTTTATTCCTAGAAAATAGAATACCAAGTTTCTGTTCATTTCTCATAGTTCTAAATGAAATTAAACCAGAAAGAGAGAGGGATCAAGGAAAAAGAGGGAATGTGATTTATTATTcggttttcttaaaaaaaattgctatTTGGTTCTCTAATCTAAAAATGTAATATCAGGTTTTACTTTGAATCAGAATCATTAGCAACATGATCATGAACCATTTCAACAACAATACTACTATGTAATATGAACAATTCACAAGAATGCAAGAAAATATATCCGCTCCATGAGTCCTGAGTTAGTTTCATGTTCAAGTggatgaaaataatataaaatgagTTTTGTTAGAAACTCAAAATTTGATAAAAGAGTTTGTTGATTATATCTTTTTCTGATAGAGATGTTTTTTTTAGTAAACTCTGATACAGATGTTTAAACTGAAATAATAAGTTTTCTCACTGTTTTTCATTCAATCTTGAAATGATTAAAAGAAACGGAAGAAGCAAAGTTCGATGTAAATTTTGAGAGCCTAGACATAATTAACTAGACATTGATGATAACTCAAGATAAGACAATGACTTGTCGAGAAATAAGAAACTATCTAGAAGCGATCAATGATCCTGAGCAAAGCTTGAGTCAACGCCAAGTAAACCTCCGTAAGTCCGTATGGTAACTTGAGGGCATATTGAATTCAAGTG contains these protein-coding regions:
- the LOC106374286 gene encoding two-component response regulator-like APRR1 isoform X3, whose protein sequence is MASSHPQFYSDFTFSGETPSQFHGSSSCPDVSALSNYFDDGYGSFNPTSNPESTFFPQVFGVSDVYVPDYNNYYQKVGENVNGTQYFHVGDQEYYGYSQEIKSLFHLSTGEQSWQGNSEGGTQAEPNTKVGRYSVEERKDRIMRYLKKKNQRNFNKTIKYVCRKTLADRRVRVRGRFARNNDTCEQQSHMSKNHNNHSEKDEDVFSGSDDYLNQMETDDRWLQEAMSSLISFPCELNAPADAHHPNTWSF
- the LOC106374286 gene encoding two-component response regulator-like APRR1 isoform X4 → MASSHPQFYSDFTFSGETPSQFHGSSSCPDVSALSNYFDDGYGSFNPTSNPESTFFPQVFGVSDVYVPDYNNYYQKVGENVNGTQYFHVGDQEYYGYSQEIKSLFHLSTGEQSWGNSEGGTQAEPNTKVGRYSVEERKDRIMRYLKKKNQRNFNKTIKYVCRKTLADRRVRVRGRFARNNDTCEQQSHMSKNHNNHSEKDEDVFSGSDDYLNQMETDDRWLQEAMSSLISFPCELNAPADAHHPNTWSF
- the LOC106374286 gene encoding two-component response regulator-like APRR1 isoform X2 → MASSHPQFYSDFTFSGETPSQFHGSSSCPDVSALSNYFDDGYGSFNPTSNPESTFFPQVFGVSDVYVPDYNNYYQKVGENVNGTQYFHVGDQEYYGYSQEIKSLFHLSTGEQSWGNSEGGTQAEPNTKVGRYSVEERKDRIMRYLKKKNQRNFNKTIKYVCRKTLADRRVRVRGRFARNNDTCEQQSHMSKNHNNHSEKDEDVFSGSDDYLNQQMETDDRWLQEAMSSLISFPCELNAPADAHHPNTWSF
- the LOC106374286 gene encoding two-component response regulator-like APRR1 isoform X1, which gives rise to MASSHPQFYSDFTFSGETPSQFHGSSSCPDVSALSNYFDDGYGSFNPTSNPESTFFPQVFGVSDVYVPDYNNYYQKVGENVNGTQYFHVGDQEYYGYSQEIKSLFHLSTGEQSWQGNSEGGTQAEPNTKVGRYSVEERKDRIMRYLKKKNQRNFNKTIKYVCRKTLADRRVRVRGRFARNNDTCEQQSHMSKNHNNHSEKDEDVFSGSDDYLNQQMETDDRWLQEAMSSLISFPCELNAPADAHHPNTWSF